The Primulina eburnea isolate SZY01 chromosome 8, ASM2296580v1, whole genome shotgun sequence genome contains a region encoding:
- the LOC140839663 gene encoding serine/threonine-protein kinase RIPK-like, with product MAVKKKVKWQDYFPICFKSEGSKPDPKKSVLKQQSSFQRISLSDLSSSTVLSEDLPASLVGSNLHAFTLQELKVITQNFSPSNFLGEGGFGPVHKGFIDDKIRPGLKAQPVAVKLLDLDGSQGHREWLTEVIYLGQLRHPNLVKLIGYCCEEEHRLLVYEYMARGSLENQLFRRFSVSLPWPTRMKIAIGAARGLAFLHEAEKPVIFRDFKASNILLHSDFTAKLSDFGLAKDGPEGDDTHVSTRVMGTQGYAAPEYIMTGHLTAASDVYSFGVLLLELLTGRKSLDKTRPQREQNLAEWARPMLKSPRKFSRIIDPRLEGQYSELGVQKTAEIAYHCLSHRPKLRPIISEVIKVLEPLKDLEDLQIGTFVFAVSTDSDHSSKEIAKKENSPLYHHRNRPNEGCENGAKSPVSFPENARRHDRRKGSNSPANYILKRS from the exons ATGGCGGTTAAGAAGAAGGTGAAATGGCAAGACTATTTCCCAATCTGTTTCAAGTCCGAGGGCTCGAAGCCGGATCCGAAGAAATCAGTGCTGAAACAGCAATCTTCGTTCCAAAGGATTTCGCTATCGGATTTAAGCAGTTCCACGGTGCTATCGGAGGATCTGCCGGCCTCGTTGGTGGGATCCAATCTTCATGCGTTCACTCTTCAGGAGCTGAAGGTGATCACGCAGAACTTCTCCCCCAGTAATTTTCTTGGCGAAGGCGGGTTCGGGCCTGTGCACAAGGGCTTCATTGATGATAAGATAAGGCCCGGCTTGAAGGCTCAGCCCGTTGCCGTCAAGCTCCTGGATTTGGATGGTTCTCAAGGCCATAGAGAATGGCTG ACCGAAGTGATTTATCTCGGGCAATTGAGACATCCGAATTTGGTGAAGTTGATTGGATATTGTTGCGAAGAAGAACACAGGCTTCTTGTCTACGAATACATGGCAAGAGGAAGCCTAGAAAATCAACTATTCAGAA GATTTTCAGTTTCACTTCCATGGCCAACAAGAATGAAAATTGCTATTGGCGCTGCTAGAGGACTTGCCTTTCTCCATGAAGCCGAAAAACCCGTCATATTCCGCGATTTTAAGGCTTCCAATATTCTGCTACACTCC GATTTTACTGCGAAACTCTCGGATTTCGGACTTGCAAAAGACGGTCCGGAAGGTGATGATACGCATGTTTCCACCCGAGTAATGGGCACACAAGGTTATGCTGCGCCAGAATACATCATGACAG GTCATTTGACAGCTGCTAGTGATGTATATAGTTTCGGGGTACTTCTCTTGGAGCTTCTAACAGGTCGGAAATCGTTGGACAAAACCCGTCCTCAAAGAGAACAAAATCTTGCAGAATGGGCAAGGCCTATGTTGAAAAGTCCCCGAAAATTCAGCCGCATAATCGATCCAAGACTCGAGGGGCAGTACTCGGAACTCGGGGTTCAAAAGACAGCAGAGATTGCTTATCATTGCTTAAGCCATCGGCCAAAACTTAGGCCGATTATAAGTGAAGTGATCAAAGTTTTGGAGCCGTTGAAAGATCTTGAAGACTTGCAAATTGGTACTTTCGTTTTCGCAGTTTCCACCGATAGTGATCATTCGTCGAAAGAAATTGCCAAGAAGGAGAATTCTCCGTTGTATCATCACAGGAACAGACCAAATGAAGGGTGTGAAAATGGGGCGAAATCGCCCGTTTCATTCCCTGAAAATGCACGACGACATGATCGGAGGAAAGGGTCGAATTCGCCTGCAAATTACATTTTAAAGAGATCATGA
- the LOC140837961 gene encoding uncharacterized protein isoform X1 translates to MSGLRGNGSVSTLPLPLPRPKSPPKYPDLYGKRRELAKIQILEREIGFLEEELKAVEGLPPASRSCKELADFVAANVDPLIPTTKKISKSHRFWKWLCGFSCFSLSWILCCCHHCTCDLEMPHCPECNTCRCRSKCKCASCRIPKCQCFSCWNISRCFDNCTCRLPSCCIPEFTSYLSRPSCFSYLSWHSCLTCSCSCVNPCSIPCSCPSIKFKCRYPKCPKVNVCSYCNKNCCYPCYFCF, encoded by the exons ATGTCTGGTTTAAGGGGGAATGGCTCCGTGTCAACGCTGCCGCTTCCGCTACCGCGGCCTAAGTCGCCGCCCAAGTACCCTGATTTGTACGGGAAGCGCCGGGAGTTGGCcaagattcagattttggagaggGAGATTGGCTTTCTCGAG GAAGAATTGAAAGCTGTTGAAGGCCTTCCACCCGCTTCAAGATCTTGTAAAGA gcttgcagatttcgtggcaGCGAATGTAGATCCTCTAATACCTAC AACCAAGAAGATCAGCAAATCACACCGCTTCTGGAAATGGCTCTG TGGATTTTCATGCTTCAGTTTATCATGGATTTTATGTTGCTGTCACCACTGCACGTGCGATCTCGAGATGCCACACTGCCCCGAATGCAATACATGTCGTTGCAGGAGCAAATGCAAATGCGCTAGCTGCCGAATCCCTAAATGTCAATGTTTTTCTTGCTGGAATATTAGCCGATGTTTTGACAACTGTACATGTAGACTGCCTAGCTGCTGCATTCCCGAGTTCACTTCGTACTTAAGTCGGCCTTCATGTTTCTCGTATTTGTCTTGGCATTCGTGCTTAACCTGCTCTTGTTCTTGTGTGAACCCTTGCTCTATCCCGTGCTCTTGTCCGAGCATTAAGTTTAAGTGTAGATATCCTAAATGTCCAAAGGTAAATGTATGTTCATATTGTAACAAAAACTGCTGCTACCCTTGCTACTTTTGTTTTTAG
- the LOC140837961 gene encoding uncharacterized protein isoform X2 — protein MAPCQRCRFRYRGLSRRPSTLICTGSAGSWPRFRFWRGRLAFSRLADFVAANVDPLIPTTKKISKSHRFWKWLCGFSCFSLSWILCCCHHCTCDLEMPHCPECNTCRCRSKCKCASCRIPKCQCFSCWNISRCFDNCTCRLPSCCIPEFTSYLSRPSCFSYLSWHSCLTCSCSCVNPCSIPCSCPSIKFKCRYPKCPKVNVCSYCNKNCCYPCYFCF, from the exons ATGGCTCCGTGTCAACGCTGCCGCTTCCGCTACCGCGGCCTAAGTCGCCGCCCAAGTACCCTGATTTGTACGGGAAGCGCCGGGAGTTGGCcaagattcagattttggagaggGAGATTGGCTTTCTCGAG gcttgcagatttcgtggcaGCGAATGTAGATCCTCTAATACCTAC AACCAAGAAGATCAGCAAATCACACCGCTTCTGGAAATGGCTCTG TGGATTTTCATGCTTCAGTTTATCATGGATTTTATGTTGCTGTCACCACTGCACGTGCGATCTCGAGATGCCACACTGCCCCGAATGCAATACATGTCGTTGCAGGAGCAAATGCAAATGCGCTAGCTGCCGAATCCCTAAATGTCAATGTTTTTCTTGCTGGAATATTAGCCGATGTTTTGACAACTGTACATGTAGACTGCCTAGCTGCTGCATTCCCGAGTTCACTTCGTACTTAAGTCGGCCTTCATGTTTCTCGTATTTGTCTTGGCATTCGTGCTTAACCTGCTCTTGTTCTTGTGTGAACCCTTGCTCTATCCCGTGCTCTTGTCCGAGCATTAAGTTTAAGTGTAGATATCCTAAATGTCCAAAGGTAAATGTATGTTCATATTGTAACAAAAACTGCTGCTACCCTTGCTACTTTTGTTTTTAG
- the LOC140837962 gene encoding protein LURP-one-related 6-like, with protein MAAKPGGGMMMMMMMPIVSKEYCSPDEVVRAVRRRPNVPNGGGFVVADCGQRVVFKVDGCGILGKKEKMILKDGEGNDLLLLRRKGAIIEALSITRQWKGFTRDFLGSRKLVFTLKEPNSCFSMNTPIRISAESTEFSTYRNLEIMGDFQQRSCTIVGSKGDVIAQVGVKEEVEQVMSSRDLYHVRIKAGIDQAFVFGVIAVLDYIYDGSTRC; from the exons ATGGCTGCTAAACCAGGTGGTggaatgatgatgatgatgatgatgccaATAGTAAGCAAGGAGTATTGTTCGCCTGATGAGGTGGTTCGTGCGGTTAGGAGGCGGCCAAACGTGCCGAATGGCGGGGGATTCGTGGTGGCGGATTGCGGCCAACGGGTTGTTTTTAAAGTGGATGGATGTGGGATTCTTGGCAAGAAAGAAAAGATGATTCTTAAAGATGGGGAAGGAAATGATTTGCTACTTCTAAGGCGAAAG GGAGCAATAATCGAAGCACTAAGCATCACGAGACAATGGAAAGGCTTCACTCGCGACTTCTTGGGATCGCGCAAGCTTGTTTTCACCTTGAAAGAACCAAATTCATGTTTTTCGATGAACACTCCCATCAGGATCTCCGCTGAATCAACGGAGTTCAGCACTTACAGAAACCTTGAAATTATGGGTGATTTCCAGCAAAGATCTTGCACCATTGTCGGTTCCAAGGGAGACGTAATAGCACAG GTTGGAGTAAAGGAAGAGGTGGAGCAAGTGATGTCAAGCAGGGATTTGTACCATGTAAGAATAAAGGCTGGAATTGATCAAGCCTTTGTTTTTGGAGTGATTGCGGTTCTTGATTACATATACGATGGATCCACCAGATGCTGA
- the LOC140839664 gene encoding cation/calcium exchanger 4-like has protein sequence MEFSSRIYCRRRSKFRGIFNWICVLVLLFMFACQEQIFQCLFSKKPFKNLAQNSRLKNDFLETSVFRRKVFEHSLNSSSEDGAQNRESENQNFVLGSKYPTTCAGIYQHKGYNTKCEYLRSNPKCNAGGFLGYLKFFYCDCEKFKALGYVVLVIWLLVLFYFLGNTAAEYFCCSLEILSNLLRLPPTVSGVTLLPLGNGAPDVFASIASFVGRDSGDLGLNSVLGAAVFVTCVVLGAVSFSISGQTVRIDKKCFFRDVGFFIFTLLSLLCILLVGKVSVGGAIAFVSIYLVYGLCVAAKEILTKYGERLKLGSVAPLLPVNGSASSCENGKDESVYTSPVKHDSDESVPHLESHIPHCVWPSNEATSNYEKLWGWNDEDSGNHDQSLFSCSKLWSLLEFPLVLPRRLTIPIVEEERWSKFYAVASAFFAPVVLAVLWNTQDHLGHLAKGIIYVVGFVVGSILGVLALSYTKTEHPPRKFLLPWVLGGFFMSVIWFYVIANELVALLVAFGVILGIKSSLLALTILAWGNSLGDLMANVAIAMNGGDGVQVAISGCFAGPMFNTLVGLGISLVIAAWSKKSSVYIIPRDVTLYYTIGFLVLGLVWSLVMFSRNGMRPGKLLGAGLMIIYLSFLTLRASIAISNGMLNGSS, from the coding sequence ATGGAATTTTCGAGTCGTATTTATTGTCGTAGACGTTCGAAATTTCGTGGAATTTTCAATTGGATTTGTGTTTTGGTTTTGCTTTTTATGTTCGCTTGTCAAGAACAGATTTTTCAGTGTCTTTTCTCGAAGAAGCCTTTTAAAAATCTTGCCCAAAATTCCCGCttgaaaaatgattttcttgaaacCTCTGTGTTTCGGAGGAAAGTGTTCGAGCATAGCCTTAATTCTTCCAGTGAAGATGGTGCCCAAAACAGGGAGTCGGAGAATCAAAATTTCGTACTGGGAAGTAAATACCCGACTACGTGCGCAGGTATTTATCAGCACAAGGGTTATAATACCAAGTGTGAATACTTGAGAAGCAACCCCAAATGTAATGCCGGAGGATTTCTCGGTTACCTCAAGTTCTTTTACTGTGACTGCGAAAAGTTCAAGGCTTTGGGATATGTAGTTCTTGTAATTTGGTTGcttgttttgttttatttcCTCGGGAATACAGCGGCTGAGTACTTCTGTTGTTCCCTGGAAATACTTTCCAATTTGTTGAGGCTACCCCCTACGGTTTCAGGGGTGACTCTGCTTCCTTTAGGGAACGGTGCTCCTGATGTGTTTGCTAGTATTGCTTCGTTCGTGGGTCGAGATTCTGGTGACTTGGGTCTGAACAGTGTTTTGGGTGCAGCTGTTTTTGTTACTTGTGTTGTTCTGGGGGCTGTGTCATTTAGCATATCCGGGCAAACCGTGCGTATTGATAAGAAGTGCTTCTTTCGGGACGTGGGgttctttatttttactctCTTATCGCTTCTATGTATTTTGCTGGTCGGTAAGGTGAGTGTTGGAGGTGCCATTGCATTCGTTTCCATATATTTGGTTTACGGCCTGTGTGTTGCTGCTAAGGAGATATTGACAAAGTATGGTGAGAGGCTGAAGTTGGGGTCGGTTGCCCCGTTGCTACCTGTTAATGGAAGTGCTTCGTCTTGTGAAAATGGCAAAGATGAATCTGTTTATACTTCGCCAGTTAAGCACGATTCGGATGAGAGTGTGCCGCATCTCGAGTCTCACATTCCTCATTGTGTATGGCCTTCAAATGAGGCTACGAGTAATTATGAGAAATTGTGGGGGTGGAATGATGAGGATTCAGGTAATCATGATCAGTCGTTGTTTTCATGTTCTAAGTTGTGGTCATTGCTAGAGTTTCCATTAGTGCTCCCTAGACGGCTGACGATACCCATAGTCGAGGAGGAGCGGTGGTCGAAGTTTTATGCTGTGGCTAGTGCCTTTTTTGCACCCGTGGTACTGGCAGTCCTTTGGAACACTCAAGACCATTTGGGTCATCTAGCTAAAGGAATTATATATGTCGTCGGTTTTGTTGTTGGTAGTATACTTGGAGTCCTGGCATTATCATACACAAAAACAGAACACCCACCTCGGAAGTTCTTACTTCCATGGGTTTTAGGTGGATTTTTCATGAGTGTAATCTGGTTCTACGTGATTGCCAACGAGCTCGTTGCACTGCTTGTGGCATTCGGTGTTATCCTAGGAATTAAATCGTCGCTTCTCGCTCTTACTATCTTGGCATGGGGAAACTCATTGGGCGACCTCATGGCGAATGTGGCCATTGCGATGAATGGTGGAGATGGTGTGCAGGTCGCTATTTCCGGATGCTTTGCAGGACCAATGTTCAACACCCTCGTCGGTCTGGGCATTTCTCTAGTCATTGCAGCTTGGTCCAAGAAATCATCTGTGTACATCATTCCGCGAGATGTCACCTTGTATTATACCATCGGGTTTTTAGTATTGGGGCTCGTTTGGTCCCTTGTTATGTTTTCACGAAATGGTATGCGGCCTGGAAAATTATTGGGAGCCGGCCTGATGATCATCTACTTGAGCTTTTTAACTCTTAGAGCAAGCATTGCTATCAGTAACGGAATGCTCAATGGTTCGAGTTAG